A single Symbiobacterium thermophilum IAM 14863 DNA region contains:
- a CDS encoding spore germination protein, with translation MRYRVSTRSGSTPHRLRVHRLAGQSLQLEAYFRSLGLAREADLARRMAVSPRSETRLFELVHRNPALPVPARLGQAEALMDLYFGHSQDLTVRHISLEPGAVPAMIVYLPTMVDEPRLDQSLHSLLQPASAAERPPAARDVVGWIRHHQVSAPDTSEVVQIRQAAFAVSEGMAVLFVEGSGCALAFDVTGGPQRAISESKTQRVVRGPREGFIESIHVNLTLIRRRVRDPRLRVDMLTVGELTRTRVAVCYLATVCKQSLIDEAMRRIRRVKVDGMLDSGQLMELIEDTPWTVFPLVRATERPDAVVGGLLEGRFAIVVDGSPWVLVAPSTFMDLIHSPEDYFERFPAVVLVRILRVLFAAVALFGPSIYVALTTFHRETIPTNLLLTIMAAREGIPFPAAMEAFMMELGFEIIREAGVRMPSQLGQSVSIVGALILGESAIQAGIVSAPMIITVAVTALANLMLPDYSTALALRMLRFPLLILAGTYGAYGLILGATALLIHLLSLRSFGTPYMAPFGPLLPSDLRDTVVRSPLWARQKRPAAVEQTDPVRAGHGMKPGPGPVRRAGARR, from the coding sequence TTGCGCTACCGCGTGTCAACCCGAAGCGGCAGCACGCCGCACCGGCTCCGGGTGCACCGGCTGGCCGGCCAGTCGCTCCAGCTCGAGGCCTACTTCCGGTCCCTGGGCCTGGCCCGGGAAGCCGATCTGGCGCGCCGGATGGCCGTATCGCCCCGGTCCGAGACCCGGCTGTTCGAACTCGTTCACCGCAACCCGGCGCTTCCCGTCCCCGCCCGTCTCGGGCAGGCCGAGGCCCTGATGGACCTGTACTTCGGACACAGCCAGGACCTGACGGTCCGCCACATCTCGCTGGAACCGGGGGCGGTGCCGGCGATGATCGTCTACCTGCCCACGATGGTGGACGAACCGCGGCTGGACCAGAGCCTCCACTCGCTGCTGCAGCCGGCCTCGGCGGCGGAGCGGCCGCCCGCGGCCCGGGATGTAGTGGGCTGGATCCGGCACCACCAGGTCAGCGCTCCGGATACCAGTGAGGTCGTCCAGATCCGGCAGGCGGCCTTCGCCGTCTCCGAGGGCATGGCGGTGCTCTTCGTCGAGGGGTCGGGATGCGCCCTGGCCTTCGACGTCACCGGCGGCCCGCAGCGGGCCATCAGCGAGTCCAAGACCCAGCGGGTGGTCCGGGGCCCCCGGGAGGGCTTCATCGAGTCGATTCACGTCAACCTCACCCTGATCCGCCGCCGCGTCCGGGACCCCCGGCTGCGGGTCGACATGCTCACCGTCGGCGAGTTGACCCGCACCCGGGTGGCCGTCTGCTACCTGGCCACCGTCTGCAAGCAGTCACTGATCGATGAGGCAATGCGGCGCATCCGCCGGGTGAAGGTGGACGGCATGCTGGACAGCGGCCAGCTGATGGAGTTGATCGAGGACACGCCCTGGACCGTCTTCCCGCTGGTCCGGGCCACCGAGCGGCCGGACGCGGTGGTGGGCGGGCTCCTGGAAGGCCGCTTCGCCATCGTCGTCGACGGAAGCCCCTGGGTGCTCGTGGCGCCCTCGACCTTCATGGACCTGATCCACTCACCGGAGGACTACTTCGAGCGTTTCCCCGCCGTCGTGCTGGTGCGGATCCTCCGGGTGCTGTTCGCCGCGGTCGCGCTCTTCGGCCCCTCCATCTACGTCGCCCTGACGACCTTCCATCGGGAGACGATCCCCACCAATCTCCTGCTCACGATCATGGCGGCCCGCGAAGGGATCCCCTTCCCGGCCGCGATGGAGGCATTCATGATGGAACTCGGCTTCGAGATCATCCGGGAGGCCGGCGTGCGCATGCCGTCCCAGCTGGGACAATCGGTCTCCATCGTGGGCGCCCTGATTCTGGGCGAGTCGGCCATCCAGGCCGGTATCGTCTCGGCCCCCATGATCATCACCGTCGCGGTCACCGCGCTGGCCAACCTCATGCTTCCCGATTACTCGACCGCGCTGGCCCTCCGGATGCTGCGGTTCCCCTTGCTGATCCTGGCCGGGACCTACGGGGCGTACGGCCTGATCCTGGGGGCGACCGCGCTGCTCATTCACCTGCTCAGCCTGCGGTCCTTCGGCACGCCCTACATGGCGCCCTTCGGCCCCCTCCTGCCGTCCGACCTGCGCGACACCGTCGTCCGGTCCCCGCTCTGGGCGCGGCAGAAGCGCCCCGCCGCGGTGGAACAGACCGATCCCGTCCGGGCAGGCCATGGGATGAAACCCGGTCCCGGGCCGGTGCGGCGCGCGGGAGCACGGCGATGA
- a CDS encoding ROK family transcriptional regulator — protein MLVGPELIRAINKQRVLRLVRSAGAMSRADLAERTGLTRPTVSAVVAELLEEGWVEEIGTGESSGGRPPILLRFNPRARWVIGAELGAGHVRAVLADLAGNVFHRFKQRVESRDPLIEVDQLERAVRYLLDQTPRYGPPTPVAGVGIGITGVIDPEEGVWRYSPHYQVRDLPVAPMLQERLSLPVWIENDARAMAWGERSFGAAQGVDNLAFIRVGVGLGAGIIIDGRLYGGAHQGAGEIGHIMVKERGLRCRCGSDGCLETVGSAIAIARRAVQRMAQGEETLIRELCGGDPSKVIATTVIEAADAGDRVAQEILSEAGRFLGIGIGAMINLLNPAMVIIGGGTSRAGDYLIEPLRQAALERTLPALRERVKIVRTELGEDAGPLGGAALVIEELFRTPTLK, from the coding sequence GTGTTGGTTGGGCCGGAGTTGATTCGGGCCATCAACAAGCAGCGGGTGCTTCGGCTGGTTCGCTCTGCCGGCGCCATGTCGCGGGCGGACCTGGCTGAGCGCACGGGCCTCACCCGGCCGACCGTCTCCGCTGTGGTCGCCGAATTGCTGGAGGAAGGCTGGGTGGAGGAGATCGGCACAGGCGAGTCGTCGGGCGGGCGACCGCCCATCCTGCTCCGGTTCAACCCCCGGGCCCGCTGGGTGATCGGCGCCGAGCTCGGCGCGGGACACGTGCGGGCGGTGCTGGCCGACCTGGCGGGGAACGTGTTTCACCGCTTCAAGCAGCGGGTGGAATCCCGGGACCCGCTGATCGAGGTGGACCAGCTGGAGCGGGCCGTCCGCTATCTGCTGGACCAGACGCCCCGGTACGGCCCGCCGACGCCGGTGGCCGGCGTGGGCATCGGCATTACGGGCGTCATCGATCCCGAAGAGGGCGTCTGGCGGTACTCTCCGCACTACCAGGTGCGCGACCTGCCCGTGGCGCCCATGCTGCAGGAGCGCCTGTCGCTGCCGGTGTGGATCGAGAACGACGCCCGGGCCATGGCCTGGGGCGAGCGTTCCTTCGGCGCGGCCCAGGGCGTGGACAACCTGGCCTTCATCCGGGTGGGCGTGGGCCTCGGCGCCGGTATCATTATCGACGGCCGGCTGTACGGCGGCGCGCACCAGGGCGCCGGCGAGATCGGCCACATCATGGTGAAGGAGCGGGGCCTGCGGTGCCGCTGCGGCAGCGACGGCTGCCTGGAGACGGTGGGCAGCGCCATCGCCATCGCCCGGCGGGCGGTGCAGCGCATGGCCCAGGGCGAGGAAACGCTGATCCGCGAGCTCTGCGGCGGCGACCCGTCGAAGGTCATCGCCACCACGGTGATCGAGGCGGCCGATGCAGGCGACCGCGTCGCACAGGAGATACTATCCGAGGCCGGCCGCTTCCTGGGGATCGGCATCGGCGCCATGATCAACCTGCTGAATCCCGCGATGGTCATCATCGGCGGCGGCACCAGCCGTGCCGGTGACTACCTGATCGAGCCGCTGCGCCAGGCCGCCCTGGAGCGGACGCTCCCGGCCCTTCGGGAGCGGGTGAAGATCGTCCGCACCGAGCTGGGGGAGGACGCGGGGCCCCTGGGGGGCGCCGCCCTGGTCATAGAGGAGCTTTTCCGCACACCCACGCTGAAATAG
- a CDS encoding Ger(x)C family spore germination protein: protein MRRVAALLLLLPLLTGCWGRLELADLALVIALGVDLADNGLYEFTFGIAGPPVSHMKNAPQGDAGIPSRIVVTQRGRSFAGVLREIELRLPRRINLTHTLVVFIGERLAEHGLGDALDFVLRAPEFRLQGLIVMVRGGPVRTLLETEPLMENLQTKALTEIAKAHIGLEVRLWEFFSARATTYRAPLLPVIELMESPDTGAKGQRYAARLGGAAVLRGDRVALYLDAREVRAIKWLRGRGRDGVITVPCGDEPGPESVSFRVVQAGHRVRLHRGGKPAFAVALRGRLRVTEMQCPRPLVEPQVHEQLVQRAEAELRDLMEQVIANLQEAGVDPVFFGEHVRALRPGLWRTVGEERWGETWREVPVTVSVDLRLHTTGLMRNPLRS, encoded by the coding sequence ATGAGGCGGGTCGCCGCCCTGCTGTTGCTGCTGCCGCTGCTCACGGGTTGCTGGGGCCGGCTGGAGCTGGCCGACCTCGCGCTGGTCATCGCCCTGGGCGTCGACCTGGCGGACAACGGCCTGTACGAGTTCACCTTCGGCATCGCCGGACCGCCGGTGTCCCACATGAAGAATGCGCCGCAGGGGGACGCCGGGATTCCCAGCCGGATCGTCGTCACCCAGCGCGGCCGCAGCTTCGCCGGGGTCCTGCGGGAGATCGAACTGCGTCTGCCCCGCCGCATCAATCTCACCCACACCCTGGTGGTGTTCATCGGCGAGCGACTGGCGGAGCACGGTCTCGGCGACGCGCTTGACTTCGTCCTGCGGGCGCCCGAGTTCCGCCTGCAGGGGCTGATCGTCATGGTGCGCGGCGGTCCCGTGCGGACGCTGCTGGAGACGGAACCGCTGATGGAGAACCTCCAGACCAAGGCGCTCACCGAGATCGCAAAGGCCCACATCGGCCTGGAGGTCCGGCTCTGGGAGTTCTTCTCAGCCCGGGCGACCACGTACCGCGCCCCGCTGCTGCCGGTGATCGAGCTCATGGAGAGCCCCGACACGGGGGCGAAAGGGCAGCGGTACGCCGCCCGGCTGGGCGGGGCCGCGGTGCTGCGGGGCGACCGGGTCGCCCTGTACCTGGACGCCCGGGAGGTACGGGCGATCAAGTGGCTGCGGGGCCGCGGGCGGGACGGGGTCATCACGGTTCCCTGCGGTGACGAGCCGGGGCCGGAGAGCGTGTCGTTCCGCGTCGTCCAGGCCGGGCACCGGGTTCGCCTGCACCGCGGCGGCAAGCCGGCGTTTGCGGTGGCCCTGCGGGGCCGGCTGCGGGTGACGGAGATGCAGTGCCCCCGGCCTCTCGTGGAACCGCAAGTCCACGAGCAACTGGTGCAACGGGCCGAGGCCGAGCTGCGGGACCTGATGGAGCAGGTCATCGCCAACCTGCAGGAGGCCGGGGTGGACCCCGTGTTCTTCGGCGAGCACGTGCGCGCCCTCCGGCCGGGCCTGTGGCGCACCGTCGGCGAAGAGCGTTGGGGCGAAACCTGGCGTGAGGTTCCCGTCACCGTGTCCGTGGACTTGCGCCTGCACACCACGGGGCTCATGCGCAATCCGCTGCGGAGCTGA
- a CDS encoding competence/damage-inducible protein A, which translates to MIAELVFVGTELLLGEILNTNAQYLSRQLAQLGVDVYHQVVVGDNAARLRAVLSQALSRSDLVIASGGLGPTDDDITREVAAEVTGRPLELDPQLLAQLEIWFARRGRRMAENNRRQCMVPRGARVLPNDRGTAPGLMIPADGDKVVILLPGPPGELRPMFEAHVAPYLAARSGGRPLRLVTRTLRFVGIGESALADGLRDLMATQTDPTIAPYAKVAEVHLRLATRAADEAEGYARIAPLEAEIRSRFGRFLYGSDEETLPQAVGRLLAERGMTLSTAESCTGGLVAKWITDVPGSSRYFGTGFVTYANEAKVSLLGVPEELLSAHGAVSEPVARAMAEGALQRSGADVAVAVSGIAGPDGGTPEKPVGTVCFALAGRGRQGGGPLPAGTWAETLWLHGDRDGVRERAAVHALAMVRRYLLGYLD; encoded by the coding sequence GTGATCGCTGAGCTGGTCTTCGTGGGCACCGAGTTGCTCCTGGGAGAGATCCTGAACACCAACGCCCAGTACCTGAGCCGGCAGCTGGCCCAGCTGGGCGTGGACGTCTATCACCAGGTGGTGGTCGGCGACAACGCCGCGCGCCTCAGAGCGGTTCTCAGCCAGGCCCTGAGCCGGTCCGACCTCGTGATCGCCAGCGGCGGGCTGGGGCCGACCGATGATGACATCACCCGCGAGGTGGCGGCCGAGGTGACCGGGCGGCCGCTGGAGCTGGATCCGCAGCTGCTCGCGCAGCTCGAGATCTGGTTTGCCCGCCGCGGACGGCGCATGGCGGAGAACAACCGGCGGCAGTGCATGGTGCCCCGCGGGGCCCGGGTGCTGCCCAACGACCGGGGGACCGCGCCGGGGTTGATGATCCCCGCGGACGGGGACAAGGTCGTCATCCTGCTGCCCGGCCCGCCGGGCGAGCTGCGGCCGATGTTTGAGGCCCACGTGGCGCCCTACCTCGCCGCGCGGAGCGGCGGCCGGCCGCTCAGGTTGGTCACCCGGACGCTGCGGTTCGTGGGCATCGGCGAATCCGCCCTGGCCGACGGGCTGCGGGATCTGATGGCGACTCAGACGGACCCCACCATCGCGCCGTACGCCAAGGTGGCTGAGGTCCACCTGCGGCTGGCCACCCGCGCGGCGGACGAGGCCGAGGGCTACGCCCGCATCGCCCCCCTGGAGGCGGAGATCCGGTCCCGCTTCGGCCGGTTCCTCTACGGCTCGGACGAGGAGACCCTGCCGCAGGCGGTGGGCCGGCTGCTCGCCGAACGGGGGATGACGCTCAGCACGGCGGAGTCGTGCACCGGCGGCCTGGTGGCGAAGTGGATCACGGACGTTCCCGGTTCGTCCCGCTACTTCGGCACGGGTTTCGTCACCTATGCCAACGAGGCGAAGGTGAGCCTGCTGGGGGTCCCGGAGGAGTTGCTGTCCGCCCACGGAGCGGTAAGCGAGCCCGTGGCCCGGGCAATGGCGGAAGGGGCCCTGCAGCGGTCGGGGGCGGACGTGGCCGTGGCCGTCTCCGGGATCGCCGGCCCGGACGGGGGCACCCCGGAGAAGCCGGTGGGCACGGTCTGCTTCGCCCTGGCCGGGCGGGGGCGGCAGGGCGGCGGGCCGCTCCCGGCCGGCACCTGGGCCGAGACACTGTGGCTGCACGGCGACCGGGACGGCGTCCGCGAGCGGGCCGCGGTGCACGCCCTGGCCATGGTGCGGCGGTACCTGCTGGGCTACCTGGACTGA